The following nucleotide sequence is from Channa argus isolate prfri chromosome 9, Channa argus male v1.0, whole genome shotgun sequence.
AGTTTTAAGTCGCTTGGTTGAGTCCTTCTGTGAAGTGTGTTGCTGATGGGGAGTGTTGGGGTTTGGTGATAGATTTGAAGACATATGTTAGCATTAGATTTACTGTTTCTTCATCGCAATTTtacttctgaaaaaaaaaaaagacaatttaaacctctagtcttttctttttgttaacaATAATTCAAATGAATACCTGTCACATTATGGGGTCGTTTTACATGCAGTGACAAACTCAGGACAGGGGAAGTCATTTAGACCACACAGTAAAATGatgcattatatttatttttttattattctaattCTGATAATTTCTTGGATTCTTTACTTGCCTTGTGATtgcatgttcagaagaacagcaCAGTTTAATACCTGGGCCTTCaactaagctgataaaacacaaagactcaggatcttttatgtctttattgaatacaaccattaaacacacaaagtgatgaTGGAAAAACTAATGACAACACTGTTTTAATAACTGCTTGAACCTCAAGCAagtgcttcctgtagctgtggattagaccttTAGTTCAGCCATTTTCTTAGGACGTCTGGTGTGGACCACTTGCCTGAGATCATTTAACAGCATCACTATTGGCTTGAAGGGCCCCTCTGACTGGGCCACACTTTACTTCAGTCTTTAGGGTTCTTTTAAACTTCAGCTTGTGGACAGACACGCTCACATTATCCTGTAGGATACCTTGATAAACTTGGGAATTCATTTTCCCCCCTAGAATGGGTCCAGGTCCAAGGCAGCTTCCAGGTCCATACACTGTGGGGAGGATTTCTTCAAGTTTgtacacagttctcatttaatgCCACATATAGTGTTGTGTGCTCTCCCCAAACTATTACCTACCTTCATTTGATCTGTCCACTAGACATTTTTCCAGTAGTGTTGTCGACTGTCAAgggggtttttgtttttggagagcaATGGCCTCCTCTGTGGTGTCCAGCCAGAGACACCGTGCCTGTTGTTTTGCGTTAGATTGACTCATAAACCGAGATAGTAGCTAACTCTAATCAATCCCTCTTTCTAGTTGAATTCCTACTGGATACTCTAGGTTCCTTTTGTACCTCGCTGAACATTGTGTGTTGTGCCTTTTAAGTGCTCTTGGCTGGGTGCCTGCTTCtatggagagtagccacagtaCAAAATCATCTCCACTTATTGACAATATGTCTAACTGTGGACTGAGAGATGGAGTTTGAGGAGCACTCTCTATCTctttccagctacatgcaaatcaacaccTCTTGATCATAGGTCTTCTGAGAATTTTGATTTGGAAACATGGCTTGCATCAGTCGATGCTGCTTGTAAATGGCACGATGACACTTGGGTAATTCTATAAAGCAAGGTGGTTTTAAACCACAGCTTATTCTCATTTCATTCACCCGTCGACGCTGAGTGACTTCCGAAGCCTAGTGTTGCCGTTACTTTTTTCCACCATCgttctgtgtgtttaatgggtgttttcagtaaaagacaaagaaagatcacaactgtttgtgtgttatcaTCTTAGAAATACTGTCTGTAGACATTTGTGCATAAAAGATCAGATCCCATTTTAAGACCAAGGTTTGCAGAAAACAGTACCATTACTTTTTCTGATGACTGTAACTCAtatgcacactgacacacaactAATTTCTATATAGACTGTCCTCAGgtgagcaaaacaaataaattcccAAAATCAAAAATGAGCTTAAATTTCTCCTCTAGTCAAGTGAAAGCAAACTAAAGCGAAAGGGAAACAAAGTAGAAACACACTCTAACCAAACAAGTCAGCCATTTTCACCCAACAGCTGTGTGGTTGGACGTGGCTTTGTAGCAGTGTTACAACTCTATGCACCATCATGATGCCATTACTTTAGTAGTAACAGTCCATTAGTGGCCACCAACCCCCACGACCTTCCATCAGTGGgtttacatttttggtttaaagtcGTGTGCCATGGTTATGCCAAACATGCCATGAAATCTGGTGCGATGATTCACATCTTCTCCAGGTTGCTGTGATCATGATCAATAGGctatatttgatttgattatcTGTTAAATGCACTTTTATTATGTTAGAGTTAGGATTACGTTTGCATCCCGTCGAATAGCATATAAGTGGATGCAAACTTGAACCAAAACCTAGCATAATAACAAAGCACATTCAGCTCATGCAAATAtttatcagaagtaacaaaaattgtCAAGGAGTGTATTAAAAGGTTATGGCAAAGTAGTGACAATCATAtctgtgcaaaggtttgcatcccctttgataaattaatttaaaaaaaacaacttacatTTACTTCTAATTGAGGAACATGTGTACAAGCTCAGTGtgcaacacattttgtgttgatggaaaaaatctaaataagGGGACGCAAACCTCTGCAGCCAACATTACTATAGAGTGTTAAGGCCAGGGTGTGTGGAGAGGTGTTTTCAGACAATGTGTGACAATCCAACAACTTCTCGGCCATGGAAATACATGCTGAAGAttcaatgcttttaaaattatgaaatccttttatttattgactGGACCTATGTGTGGCATAATTAAAATCGTGCATTTCTGCTAACCCACGGCCATATACAAATGTTGTGTTCCTCCAGATCTAGTGTCATATTGCTAAACAGAAGCAGATGGTGCTTGTAGCCAGGACTGGCCAGGTACTTCATATGACTACTTTTTGCAAGGGATCCAAAAATTCATCTGGCAATGGGGTTAATTATAGCTCATGTTATTTTAATACAGATTTGATGACTCTGTTAAAATACACGGTTACTTATGGGTCGTGAGAGTGGTGTACAGTTGCCCTGGCTGCTGAATATGATCTGAGAAGCAGTAGCTCCGCACATTAGGCCAGTAATAGGAGAACTGATAACTATCTAGATGACGTATATGAAATAAGTGTTCTTGCATTGAGGTTTTGATATTCAACAATTTGCATGGATTTCCAaagtgctgattttttttttcagttcttcaTGTTGGGTTAATCATTAGCAAATGCCACAGTTTGGttgcagaaaatgtcaaaaagagtgCAACAGGTGGCTTAAAAGCCAGCTGGCAAAATGAACTGTTGCTGACCTTTTAAACATTGTGGTCACATGTTCAAAAGATGATCATCAGTTAATCCTCCCCATTTACTCTAATATGCCCCTTGGGTGCCAAAGGCAGCATGTACAGAGTAGATTCTGCTGCTGGTGCACACATTTCTGGACACAAGTACCTGAGGAGCACGTATCCAACATAGTCTAAAACAACAGTCCTTGCAGGAACGAGGGGCCAAAGGTGAAAGGAGGAGCGAGGGTCTCGAAGGCATTTATTCCGTTCCCTTCCCAGAGGCACTTTGCAGCATTTCGTCCTTGCAGCAATGCTGAAGCCATCTGTGTGTTCTGTCAGCAGCGGCCACGTAAAACAAGACGTGGGCTGTGGTTTGACCTTTCATGGTACAACTATAATATTATGATAAGATGAGGAATCAGATTGCACTTTTCCCTGTGGTGGAATTCAGTGTCCATAAAGGTGATGAGTGAAAATGAGTGGGGCTATCACTGTTAATACTTCTCTACTGACAAGAGTGACATTTTTCTTCGGTATTAATACATCAGGTCTATGGATGACGGAGAAATTACTGTACACGCTGCTTTAACACCTGTCAGtgcctttgtttttaattgttggcCACAAATGTCCCCACAGGAAACCTGTAGTAATACTTAACACCAGAATGATGCAGTAAGAGACTAATGTCTTTAGGAAGTGGCACCACTACAAGTTGTACACAAGCAGCGTCGAGGATTTGTTCAACTTTGTGGTTAAAATTACTGTGCAAATCTCTGAAGCATTTAATGCAGCCAGGGATAATATACAACTATCTGTCAATGCTAAAGGCCAAGCAGCTGGCACTAATTGGGGGGAAATGAATTATGGGTAGTAGCTGGCACAGTGTACATCTCTGACTTGGAGCTTGCCAGTACCCATTTCAGAAGTGCCACAATATGGGTTCAGGTACTGTAGCTTTTGGACAGAAATCAAGCTCAGGAGTCAGATGTCACTCTGCAGTTTGAGGGCTGCTGTTAAAAAAAGCCAACTATGCAAGAAATGAATCTACAAAAGCTTAAACCGATCACCTGAATATGAACCTGACTCTTATTAATGGTGTTGTAATGGTAAATGGGTTTTACCtttgatgtaaatgtaaaaaaaaaaataaaaaaataaaatatatatatatatatatatatatatggaaatATTACCATGCAAAGGTACCTGTATATTTTCCTAGTGACTCTCTCTGACTTGCTTCCTTTGAccaatacatttacaaaaaaaaggaaaagaggaagaatatctttatttttatttcatgtttttaacaaaatggattttaaaagaatgaataTCAATCTATGTGAATGATATTCATTCTCTTACATTATGAAAACTCAGCTGCATTAAAATGAGACTGAACCATTTCATAGATATTGCACAACTTGGACTTTTATAGCTCTAAAGGGCTCAGCAGAGCTTTAGCTTCCTGGTCTGTGGAGGGGATGTGTGATAGGTATTGGAGAAAGGGTCGTCCATGGATGCAGGTCTGACTGTTTTCACCAACATGCTGTTTCATCCGTAGAAGCATTTCCTCCACATCTTCCCTGGATAAATGTGTAGGTAGCTGACGGGCAAGTCGCACGGCTTCACCCTATGAGAGTGAAGTCAGAATTCAAATAAAGCGAAAACAGTAAAACTAGATACTATAGAAATGTCATTCTTATTCTCACTTGTAGGTAGTTTCTGACTTTAAGTGGCCGACACTCTTGCACGGTTCTTGCCTTCCTGCGAAGAACAGCAGTCAGTATCTCCCTGAGGTCCTCCACACCGAGGAAAGGTACGCAGTCTGCCATTGCTGTCACTTCCAGATGTCTCTCGGCTGACGTGAGGCCTGGCCAAGACAAGCAGAAAACAAGGATTAATATACTCCAGACACTACTACTATCTCCAggaaagaataataaataaatattgtggtTTACAGCCAGACTGTTTCCCAAGTCAAACAAGCGAAGGGCCAAATGGAGTGTTAAATGACTAATAGAAGCCCCAGCAGACTGGAAGGAAGTTGTCTTGTCGACTGAATGAATGATGGCTTCTCATTTCACGAGGAAATACTGAAAATCGTCTACAATTTATATTTCTGATGCATGAATCTGGATGCCAAATGAATGGAgatgaatattatttattgaaGATTTCTGTGCTGGTTGTGTTGCCTGTGTAACACTGCTTTGACCAGTGCTTTTGCTAATGAAATGTCTAGAGGAAGCATACTTTTTCCATTTAGAAACGACAGGATAGGCACACATtgtacatacattttacaaaaatgaacataaaaccattttcaaaaacaacagcCAAAGATATTCAGCTCAAATTGTTCAATGAAACTATTTTATGTTGAGTACGCTGCTTCTCTCGGGGCCATGCACACCCACCGAGGCTGGCAGTGCCAAATGAAAATTCCTCGAATTTCCCAAAGGGCAACCATTCTCATCACCTGCACACTGGGGTACAAACCTACTGTGACACCACGCTGTTGAGCAGAGAGCCAGTGTCAACTGAGGTGAACCaatccagcaacaaaaacattcacaggACACCTTGTAGCCTTTACAAGCAGTCATTATGTCAAGATAACGATGACGAACTAACAAGAAGCTTTTGCAAACAACTAtgaatgtgtatatataaatacatttcataattTACATTATCACGTGATCACATTTTTTGTAGTATATACAGATGTATATTTTAATCAGAATGCTAATCTGccattttatgaaaaatataaagcCCAAGTGGGATCTTCTTAAATAACAATGCAAACAAtgaagcgttttttttttttaatggaagcATTATGATCAAcgatttgtttaaatatattatacaaCTTATTGTTCCAACTGATTGTTTACCAGATCGATGGGTAATATGACTGATTTGTGAGTGTTACTTGATTAAATTATTGCTTAGTTCAAATCCAACTTATCTGAAATCAGTACAGTTTATGTACAAATAAACGGCATGTAGTCAAATTGTACATAATGTAtgacaaaacaattattaaactTGTTGTGGTCTATtataaaagaaagaattatAGAAGATTTATTGAGATTTAATGAgatttaattataattacatttatttattagttctTATCTAATGATGAAATCATTGTTTCTTCTttattatgacattttttttatgaaggACTAATTTGTTGAAAGAATGGGAATATTTTGTCAAGAATTAATCAGATAAACAGAAAGTCTGTCAGAAATAATTGCTTGTAATCCAGTTACTGGCAACTGTACGTTTGACATTTCTAAGTGACTGCTGAACTATGGCATTAATGATGGCAAATGGCTCCAGgatttgtcaaataaaaaacaatccatTAGACCTTTAAACAGCATGAATCAAAGCTGTGttttctgattgactgaatgTGTTTTGTAGACTTCTATATTATATTATGGTGCCTTTGTTTGGGGTCTAATGTGTGGTGTTCTCAGCATCAGGCTCACCAAGCTAAAGAAATAATGAATTCACACATAGTGTAGTAGTCTGCCTCCTCCAACAGTGTTACTGTCCATTTGATTTACAACCTACCTGGAGTGACTTTGACTTTAAAGCCATTAGCTATGAGTCTGGGATCTGAGAAGAGGGTCTGTCCATTTGGCTCAGGGGTTTGTTTCTCCATGCTGCACAAAGTCTCTGTATATTCAGCTCCCCCTAAACCTCTATGAATGAAAGACAAGATGTTAAATATACACCTGTATTTTTGTACATTAGATAAAGCCTTAAAGGacgacttcactgattttgaacttgcttctagTACATGTgcaaaaatgccattaaactcacCTTGGACtttcctatatcaaaatatctctgtacttctcgctgaaaaatgcctccagtcaacatcatttggaggaaccttcagttcagattatgtcatcttgttgctctcaCTATAGAGTTTTTAATCATAGTAAACTTGCTTTTCCAGAGATCCCCCACCCCccgatgacataatctgaactcctaatgatgaaaaactgaaaaaccagATGAGATCACTCGGAGGAGCAGAaattagagaaatattttaacataggtcaataaggaagtttaaaagcattatgcACATTTAGACCCTAAACTCAAGCCATAGAAGGcaagttggaaattggtgaagtcaccctttaataGTTAAGCATTTGTGCGTATTAGTCATAGTCTCaaacatgtatgtatgtaacgAAATTGGAGTGTGCAgttttccaaaagaaaacagctggTGAGAAATGAGTGATACGTTACCCATCTGTTAATTGTATAGGGTTCTGCAGACTCACGGCTGGGAGTATATTATTCTCTAGAAGTCTCTTAAACAGTAAGGCCTCCTCCACTCGAAATGGGTTTAACAACATGAGCCTCTGGCTACATAAAACTACCCAGGCACTCTGAGAGGCCAGTCGGTTTATGAGACGGAGGCCCCCTGGTGCAGCGCTGCGCTGGGATGAGAGGCGCTGAAGCTGCAGCTGAAGGGCAGCCACACTGCAGGTGAGGGGCTGCGAGGGTTTCGGTGCAGGGTTTTTCGTCTTCTTTTGGGGCTTTACAGAGAAGAGTTCATCCAGCACCTGCTGGTTGGACAGTGGTGCCTTGCGTTTCTGGCCCTGCAGACTGCACTTTGGGGTGGTTGAGTTTGGCTCTCTAGGGCCTTCAGCAGAGACCGACTTGGTTCTTTGGTCATGGCGTTCCAGGTGTTTTTTTGCCTTCTCCTCATACCTGCAGAGTTCAACGAAATCTTTTTGAGTGACAAAAGTGAtcagatctttttttaaagacagcAGCTTAGCATCATGAGGAATACTGCTAAATCTGGCAAAACCattgcaaaaaatgaaaataacctAGATGATGTCATTGGGCTTATCCTGAATTGGGCCAGACATTTTAACTAAAATGAGGTTTTAAAGAGAATGAAATAATTTTCAGAGGCAGGTGGATCAAATGACAAATGCTGATAAGCAGCACTATGGGAATTATCAATTTGTAAATGTGCAACAGGTAATAACTAACAAACTCTACCATACAAgtgaaataatatattttcGGACTTTCACTGGTAAAGTGAAGggtaataatgaataaaatatgggtgtGTGATGCATGAAATAAGAGGACGGGggaaaaacagagcaaaagaaaaaaaggcacaatATTTAGAACATGTAAATACCTACCTATGATTTTTCCCCCCATTGTCATTGTCTATAGCAAAACCTTACTTTACACTCTTATTGTGATAAGGTCGTAAGCTGTATAACATTAAAGAACACGAGACCGCTGACCCCTTTCATTTGGTCACATCCACTCATAACTCTCGCGCTGAATCAGGCCAGTTGACACCCTCCTGTGTTTAGGTCAGACATTTTacgtgtattttttattaagcacaattttagttaaACCTTTTACCTGTGCAGCACAGCTGCTAAGCTGCAATTTGTTGTTACAGTACAATCTAAAATAAGAGCTGAGACAATGTAACACCTTGTTCCTTTTGTGCATCGAAGGAATGTGCTGAGAATCTAAAATGGGTGGCTTCTGCAGCAAAATTGCAACATCATGCAGCCATATatagttttattacatttcaggGCTTTACATTCCAGCATGATATTCAGTTAACCTGTTTTGTAAAGTTGTGTAAGACTATAAGTGGCGTGTGCCATTTACCAGTGGATGTAAAAGGAGCCAAGTACTTGCCACTTATTTCATGttgaagagcagcagcagagcaagCCAGGATTCTGAACAGATGGCTTTTTCCATACACTCTTCCATACCTTATATAAGGCCCAAAGTACTGCTGATACACATTTTCCAACCTTGCAATTACTTTTAAATAGTATGCAGTAATCTAATATAATTACGCTGAAACATTTTTAGTGCAGTATAATGGTGTTATTCCATCACGCTAGAACAGTAGGTAGTAcaatttgtactttgttttactgacaTGTCCATGTACACCTGGACCATCTTAGGGGTTATTAATGTCTGTATAACAAGACTGAtctgttttcttatttcataGTTGGACTTAGTGACATCAAAAGTTAAGAACTGCACATCCCGTCCTGTGCTTTCTGACCTAACACcacagttttataaatgttgTGCAGGCTTAGATCACAGTCAATTTAGAAGCAGACACACGTTTAAAACCAGCAGAATGATGCACTACTCACGATCTAAtcagcattttctttctgtagtttttgtgtttgcaaataAGTACACCCGTCTTCCTTGTATTAATATAAATCCTTTTACTCTAAGGGGAGCAACGGTCAAGCCCAAACTCTCATTACCTCCATGTGTTCTGAGCCAAATCTGTTCTTGACTAGCCAACTATGTGTCACTTCGCCCACCATTTATGAAGCAAGTGTACATTGGATTTTGGACAAAGACACTGAACTTAGAAACAGGACACTTAGATATTGGATTTCATCTAATTATGAATAAGTAAATACCAGTTCATAataatcaattttttaaaaaatatctgagTGTAATTATTAATGCCTCTACTCAGGACCACTGTAATTATAGGAAATGCTAATAGAGGACATTTCATCATTGGTGATACCTGTTGCACTGTGGAAAATGTTGTCTACCTAACCACCTATTAGGCACAGTTGTCTGGAAATTAGTAATACAGCTCATATCAGCAACATTTCCAGACCAGGCTTCTCACATGCAAATGACAGGTCAAACTTTCCCCCGTCGCTCTGCTTTGCAAATAACAAGAAATGGAAACAACTGCTTGGAAAGGTGAAGGTCTGGAAACTCACTTCTTACGATCTTCCTCCCTCAGATTTTTCCACCTCTCGTGAACAGCGATACTAATATCCTGCAGGCTGGCTGTGGGTTTCTCCCTAAGAACCTCAGCTCTGGCCTCTCTCTCGAACAGTGCGGCAGGAGACAGTGGTGCCCTCATAGCACGGTTGCTGATCAGGTCGTAAGCGGTCAGAGCAGCCCGCTTCTCCGTAATAGCATtgaacattgttttgtttgagttgCTTGGACTATTGACTTTGCCTGAATCAGAATGACTGTGCTTTGAGGGTTGATGGATTTTGAAGGGCTGCAGAGGTTCTCCTGAGGAGGGCTCATTCAGAGCTGTCCCCCGACTCCAATCCTCAGCTAAAAAATGCTCTTTGCTTTTGCCTGCATCTGACACTGCATTGTCCTCAAGTCTTTTTGGCGATACATTAGTTGAACTCGTCTCTGTTGTCTGAGTGCCGCTTTGAGTCATTTCAACATAATAAGGAGAAAAGTTAGCGTCAGATATCTGGTTGACAATCCAGTCTTCTGCTATAGAGGATGAAGAGCTGCTGTTTGAGGGCTGGCGGTCCAGTGAAGCATCGGTGCTTATTGCTGCTGACAGAGCTGTATCAACATGTTTAGGTGCATCTTTAAGGACATTATTGTTGCGGTTTTTAAGCTCATCATCCCACATTACACTTTGCTGATTAAAAAGTTGTGAGGAATCACTCTGCAAAGTACTAGATGGGGATAAAGATGTGTGGTGGCCAAGATTCTTATCAGCTGTGGGGTCGCCGCCATAGAGAGAAACAAGCATTGTTTCTACTGCAGTAAGTACAGCCTCCTAAATGTCAGAAAGGAGACAGATAGTAGTCAAAGTTTAATTTCCAAGGCTGGGATTTGGATTCATTTCACTCATCCCTACATCTCACCAAATTCTGACTAAGTATAAATGTCAGCGTTACCTTGTTATGCAGAAGAACCTGGGTCTTGTCAGGTGTTAGGTTGACGTCAACCGAAGAGGGTGACACTGTAATTTTAAGCATGAGGGTGGGATAACGGTTTCGGCCTGGGTCATCTGGATATTGAGCACAGTAGTGCTGACGCAACAACTGAGGATCATTCAACCCAACCCAGTATAATGaacaagaagaacaacaatGCTGTTAGGTACAAAAATATTGAttgtaaaaaaatctgttgtgtTGGTTTATCGAAAATTACCTTAATGATGTCTTTATGATGGACAGGCCGGCtgttaatatatataaatgttttgtcGGGGCTTGATGAGCTTGTAGAAGAGAAATCTGCTCGAGGCTTTGGAAAAAAGCCATCCAAAAAGAgctgaatgaaaaaaagaatatatcaAATAACAATCcagaatacataaataaataaactctaTCATAAGTATATTTTCAGTTAGAATAGCAGTGTTGATCAATCTCGAGGACAATGCAGCTAATACATGATAATGTATGAGATATATAATTCTGGATATGCCCAAGCAAACAGGTACCCAGGACTTGCGACAAAGTATAAGGTACAGTAATATGGTAAAATCAAGGGTAAATACTtcacatataaataaatgtgtcatttccaAATAAATTTGTCACATATTTTTGGGGGTATCTCATGCAGACAACAAACATTGTGACATTTCTCCATAATAACATGCATCATACATGATGGCCTCTCACCTAAAATTAAGTCAGTAAGAGTCCGTTTGAGCTAGAATTGATGACTCAACAGAAAACTGAACAACTGTACTTGATACTCCATCATGAATGTAAGCTAGTGAGGAATTATGGACAGCTGTTAATGTTCTACAGTAAATGGCTatgctttttttcccacatGGCCCCGGGCTCATTATTAGCAGCAATGCATGCCAATGACGTTGATAAATGAACTGCTGTTTTAGGTCAAGGCACATATGCTTCTCTCTATTTCTGCTCATTAGGGTCACTTTATGGGCGCACGAATGGCACCTCTGGCCCCAAAGGGCTGCAGGTATGTGTACTCCCCTGCCAAAATGAGTGTCACATTTTGTTCTGCAGAGGAATAGCTCTTACTACTCTCCCTAAGTGAGGCCCCTGGGAAATTGTCAACCTGGTTCAATGATCACTAAGCTTTGGTCGTAGGGACGAGAAGGAGAAAAGTTCTTTTTCATTGCTACAGGGAGTAAGAGGAAAAGGTTAAAGGTCGCTCTCATAACTGGGCACCAAAGTGGAGCAGCAAAATAacaacagcagagaggaaaagaagagagaaacagGGTGAAAAGGGCTGCTCCATATCTGTCAGACTAAATTATTTGGGAGCCTGGCAGCAGGTACGAGCTACATGACACCTACCGTGACCAAGCAGAAAGTTACCGCTCCACAGTAATTCAATTATGACCAGCACAGCGAAGCTTAGCTAACAAAAATCACTCGCTCTTCATCAGGAAAGAACTCAAGAGAAAAGGGCAAAGAAATAGTTGGACAGCCACCAACTGACCACATTTGCTGGCCTAAGACCAGAAGTTCCTGACGAGGTTATTAGCTCACAGTCAAGTATAACTTGCATGCACTCATTTGCTCTGTCAATGTAGCATTGACAGTTAATATTTACCTTCCAGCAAGAAATAAGTTTTGAGTTATAATCATGGTTCAATTCTGATTCAAAatcttttttcaaacttttttgcagttaatgtttatttttttcaacttctTAAACATTATTGAAACAATTAA
It contains:
- the pms1 gene encoding PMS1 protein homolog 1 is translated as MKQLPPDTVRLLSSSQIITSVVNVVKELLENSLDAGASSLDIKLENYGLDRIEVRDNGHGIKAADTPVMAVRHFTSKICSHEDLDCLETYGFRGEALGSICAVAEVAVTTKTGEEEISTQYTLNVTGKIVSQKPSHLGQGTTVSVLKLFRNLPVRRQYYSSSKKCKEELKKVQDLLMAYAIIKPELRITLVHNKVVVWQKAKVADHRSALLATMGSSTVANLLPCHHHQEQPKLFLDGFFPKPRADFSSTSSSSPDKTFIYINSRPVHHKDIIKLLRQHYCAQYPDDPGRNRYPTLMLKITVSPSSVDVNLTPDKTQVLLHNKEAVLTAVETMLVSLYGGDPTADKNLGHHTSLSPSSTLQSDSSQLFNQQSVMWDDELKNRNNNVLKDAPKHVDTALSAAISTDASLDRQPSNSSSSSSIAEDWIVNQISDANFSPYYVEMTQSGTQTTETSSTNVSPKRLEDNAVSDAGKSKEHFLAEDWSRGTALNEPSSGEPLQPFKIHQPSKHSHSDSGKVNSPSNSNKTMFNAITEKRAALTAYDLISNRAMRAPLSPAALFEREARAEVLREKPTASLQDISIAVHERWKNLREEDRKKYEEKAKKHLERHDQRTKSVSAEGPREPNSTTPKCSLQGQKRKAPLSNQQVLDELFSVKPQKKTKNPAPKPSQPLTCSVAALQLQLQRLSSQRSAAPGGLRLINRLASQSAWVVLCSQRLMLLNPFRVEEALLFKRLLENNILPAVSLQNPIQLTDGGLGGAEYTETLCSMEKQTPEPNGQTLFSDPRLIANGFKVKVTPGLTSAERHLEVTAMADCVPFLGVEDLREILTAVLRRKARTVQECRPLKVRNYLQGEAVRLARQLPTHLSREDVEEMLLRMKQHVGENSQTCIHGRPFLQYLSHIPSTDQEAKALLSPLEL